The following are from one region of the Nostoc cf. commune SO-36 genome:
- a CDS encoding hybrid sensor histidine kinase/response regulator — protein MSLAENNKIYRILAVDDVPDNLILVQAILESEGYEINLVSDGFKALQRVEEFPPDLILLDVMMPGIDGYEVTRRIRNNPAISYIPILLITAFHESSVVEGLDAGADDFIRKPFDTDELLARVRSLLRLKHSLDEQQKMARQREDFVSRLTHDLRTPLVASDRMLNLFEMETFCKISPEMKQAIAVMIRSNQNLMEMVNTLLEVYRFEAGKKTLNWEECDLREISQEVVSELSPLTGEKGLTLEIDTRELDSQSKNAGIIMGDRLELRRVLNNLIANAIKFTDTGGIKIRIFETSPHPGNPDSVTIEVEDTGYGIALEDQATIFERFRQGRNKRSGSGLGLHLSHRIVEAHAGTIHVTSELGKGSLFSVQLPKNI, from the coding sequence ATGTCTTTAGCTGAAAATAATAAAATTTATCGTATTCTCGCAGTTGACGATGTTCCAGATAATCTTATTTTGGTTCAAGCAATTTTAGAAAGTGAAGGTTATGAAATTAATTTGGTTTCAGATGGATTCAAGGCTTTGCAGCGAGTTGAAGAATTTCCGCCCGATCTGATTCTGTTAGATGTGATGATGCCGGGGATCGATGGTTACGAAGTCACACGTAGAATTCGGAATAACCCTGCGATCTCTTATATTCCAATTCTGCTGATTACTGCCTTTCATGAATCTAGTGTTGTCGAAGGTTTGGATGCTGGTGCTGACGATTTTATTCGTAAACCATTTGATACTGATGAACTACTAGCAAGAGTGCGATCGCTGCTACGTCTCAAACATAGTCTAGACGAACAACAAAAAATGGCCCGCCAACGGGAAGACTTTGTTTCCCGTCTGACTCATGATTTGCGAACTCCCTTGGTAGCCTCAGATCGGATGTTGAATTTGTTTGAAATGGAAACATTCTGCAAAATTTCGCCAGAAATGAAACAGGCGATCGCAGTCATGATTCGCAGTAACCAAAATTTGATGGAAATGGTTAACACCCTCCTAGAAGTCTATCGCTTTGAGGCAGGTAAAAAAACCTTGAATTGGGAGGAATGCGATTTACGTGAGATATCTCAAGAAGTAGTTAGCGAACTTAGCCCTCTAACTGGTGAAAAAGGGTTGACTCTAGAAATAGACACCCGTGAATTAGACTCACAGAGTAAAAACGCTGGGATTATTATGGGCGATCGCTTGGAACTACGGCGAGTGTTGAACAACCTGATTGCAAATGCCATTAAATTTACAGATACAGGAGGCATAAAAATCCGCATTTTTGAAACTTCACCTCATCCCGGAAATCCCGATTCAGTAACAATTGAGGTAGAAGATACAGGGTATGGGATTGCGCTAGAAGATCAGGCAACAATTTTCGAGCGATTTCGCCAAGGTAGAAATAAACGCTCAGGTAGTGGCTTAGGACTACATCTATCCCACCGGATTGTAGAAGCGCACGCAGGAACTATTCACGTTACCTCTGAACTAGGTAAAGGTAGTTTGTTCTCTGTACAACTACCTAAAAATATTTAA
- a CDS encoding ATP-binding response regulator, with product MEETLKILVVDNDEVDRIAIRSALTKAGVQIELSEVGDGNDAFSALNTTAYHCVFLAYPLPGNDGLTLIQQLRSVEIKVPLVVLTDRGDEENTLQLLKAGATDYLSKSRISPETLAQVLRSAIRIYQAEMQAALATQQLRESNEQLIQKNQEWEKQQQHIQMQNFKLMEASRLKSLFLATMSHELRTPMNAIIGFSQILLRPKFGQLTHQQRDMVERILNNGKHLLMLLNEVLDFSKLDSGRLDLKPEIFDVSKVINLGVGEMQSLAKAKNLSLLVQTDIQNPLVFNDPVRIKQILINLLSNAIKFTESGEIWVEVKELPANKIVVIVRDTGIGIAPKDFKNIFEAFRQADQTITRKYPGTGLGLAIIDSLVQMMGGKIFLESKLGIGSIFKIELPRQITLSDEVDDPPPLQLDEKGVFYSAKNSHHSSSEARQQQIGYPRFL from the coding sequence ATGGAAGAGACGCTGAAAATCTTGGTTGTAGACAATGACGAAGTAGACAGGATAGCAATTCGTTCTGCCCTAACTAAAGCAGGTGTGCAAATCGAACTGTCTGAAGTAGGCGATGGAAATGATGCGTTTTCTGCCTTAAATACTACTGCATATCATTGTGTTTTTCTAGCCTATCCCTTACCAGGCAATGATGGACTAACTTTGATTCAACAACTCCGTTCTGTGGAAATTAAAGTCCCTTTAGTAGTATTAACTGATCGAGGAGATGAAGAAAATACTCTCCAATTATTGAAAGCTGGGGCTACAGACTATCTCTCTAAGTCTAGGATATCACCAGAAACCTTAGCGCAGGTTTTGCGGAGTGCGATTCGGATTTATCAGGCTGAAATGCAGGCAGCTTTGGCAACCCAACAACTTAGAGAAAGTAATGAACAACTAATTCAGAAAAACCAAGAATGGGAGAAACAACAGCAACATATTCAAATGCAAAACTTTAAGTTAATGGAGGCATCAAGGTTAAAATCACTTTTTTTAGCAACTATGTCTCACGAACTCAGAACGCCAATGAATGCGATTATTGGTTTTTCGCAAATATTATTGCGTCCTAAGTTTGGTCAATTAACGCACCAACAAAGAGATATGGTTGAGCGCATCTTGAATAATGGCAAGCATTTGCTGATGTTACTCAATGAAGTTCTTGACTTTTCTAAGCTAGACTCAGGACGATTAGACTTAAAGCCGGAAATATTTGATGTATCAAAGGTAATAAATCTTGGTGTAGGTGAAATGCAGTCTCTTGCTAAGGCTAAAAATCTTTCATTGTTAGTGCAAACTGATATACAAAATCCTTTGGTATTTAATGATCCAGTTCGTATCAAACAGATTTTAATTAATCTGCTCTCCAATGCCATTAAGTTCACTGAGTCTGGTGAAATTTGGGTGGAGGTTAAGGAACTACCTGCAAATAAAATAGTAGTTATCGTTCGGGATACAGGTATTGGCATAGCCCCTAAAGATTTTAAAAATATTTTTGAAGCATTTCGGCAAGCCGATCAAACTATCACTCGCAAATATCCAGGCACTGGATTGGGTTTAGCAATTATAGATTCGCTAGTACAAATGATGGGTGGCAAAATTTTTCTTGAGAGCAAATTGGGGATCGGTTCAATCTTTAAAATTGAATTGCCACGTCAAATTACATTATCCGACGAGGTGGATGATCCTCCGCCTTTACAATTAGATGAGAAGGGGGTTTTTTACTCTGCTAAAAATTCCCATCATTCATCTTCTGAAGCTAGGCAACAACAAATAGGATATCCTAGATTCCTATAA
- a CDS encoding response regulator transcription factor: MSEISIILIEDHDLTRMGLRAALQAHSALKVIGEAANATQGLKLLETAKPDVAVVDIGLPDMDGIELTRKFKRYQAETGQTGTKILILTMDHTEDAVLAAFAAGADSYYMKETSISKLTDAIQATHGGNSWIDPAIANVVLRKMRQGIPGESQGSDKTPKTVKIEALASEYEQVLETYPLTQRELEILELIVAGCSNGQIAEKLYITVGTVKTHVRNILNKLCADDRTQAAVRALRSGLVA, encoded by the coding sequence ATGAGTGAAATTAGCATTATTTTAATTGAAGATCATGATTTAACGCGAATGGGTCTAAGAGCAGCACTACAGGCTCACAGCGCATTAAAAGTAATTGGCGAAGCAGCAAATGCTACCCAAGGATTAAAACTTTTAGAAACGGCAAAGCCAGATGTAGCTGTCGTAGATATCGGTTTGCCTGATATGGATGGTATTGAACTCACCCGGAAATTCAAACGTTACCAAGCGGAAACTGGGCAGACGGGAACAAAGATTCTCATCCTCACAATGGATCACACAGAGGATGCTGTACTTGCAGCTTTCGCGGCGGGTGCTGATTCTTATTACATGAAAGAAACAAGTATCAGTAAATTAACTGACGCTATTCAAGCGACTCACGGCGGTAACTCTTGGATTGATCCGGCGATCGCTAATGTGGTATTACGAAAGATGCGCCAAGGTATTCCGGGAGAGAGCCAAGGTTCTGATAAAACGCCGAAGACTGTAAAAATTGAGGCGCTGGCATCAGAATACGAGCAAGTTCTAGAAACATACCCCTTGACTCAACGGGAATTGGAAATCCTAGAGTTGATTGTAGCTGGGTGTAGCAATGGGCAAATTGCCGAGAAACTTTACATTACAGTTGGCACTGTAAAAACCCACGTTCGCAATATTCTAAATAAACTGTGTGCTGATGATCGTACCCAAGCTGCTGTGAGGGCCTTACGTTCTGGGTTGGTGGCATAA
- a CDS encoding BamA/OMP85 family outer membrane protein — MRVSATAILTLATLAAGNVTQQATAAPAKTVTPTTKVGNLVVPIIEDTPARVETIAFPETIVAQQFSQNPVAVQTGATKNSTVVLKSAKELISQVILPAPTASPAPLSPSPKTPTTGSDLVLTATDVQVVGANQELQQIIRQVIKTQAGGETSQSQLQKDVTAILDTGLFSNVSVNSRSTPAGLNVVYQVQPMIVRSLQLSGAKVLTYQVAQQRLQSQIGTTISPAALQQGVAQINKWYADNGYNLARVLSIKPSREGILTVNVAEGLVGNIKFRFINDEGKTVDNQGNPVGGRTKADFLQQQLKLKSGQVFQENVVKQDIQQLYRTGLFESVNVALEGDATKLDLVYQLKETGARGVNVGGSYNADQGLTGTISYQDQNVGGVNDTLGVNVGVSSRDLQFNSKFISPYRTTNPDRLGYTVNGFRSQELSETFDDKIKLANGDKVREGQIGGGVSLQRPLDDWNTSLGLNYTRISIRDRQGNITPTDAQGNPLSASGTGIDDLTTVSFTATKDQRDNPLNPTQGSVLSLSTEQSVPIGEGNISLNRLKANYSQYLPVQLFNTKEPQVFAVNLQAGTVLGNLPPYETFNLGGSNSVRGYDSGDVGNGRSYVLASAEYRFPVLPIVGGVLFADFASDLGSGDTVLGDPAGVRDKPGYGFGYGAGVRLNSPLGLIRADYGINDQGESKVHLGIGQRF; from the coding sequence ATGCGAGTTTCTGCTACTGCAATTTTGACTTTAGCTACTTTAGCTGCTGGCAATGTCACTCAGCAAGCAACGGCTGCACCTGCTAAAACCGTTACTCCAACTACCAAAGTTGGTAACTTGGTAGTGCCGATAATTGAAGACACTCCCGCACGAGTAGAGACAATTGCTTTTCCAGAAACTATAGTTGCACAACAATTTTCTCAAAATCCCGTCGCCGTGCAAACAGGTGCAACAAAAAATTCTACAGTAGTCTTAAAGTCAGCAAAAGAGTTAATTTCCCAAGTTATCCTCCCTGCTCCCACTGCCTCCCCTGCTCCCCTCTCGCCATCCCCCAAAACCCCTACTACTGGAAGCGATTTAGTACTCACAGCTACAGATGTACAGGTTGTGGGAGCCAATCAAGAATTGCAGCAAATTATTCGACAGGTAATTAAAACCCAGGCTGGTGGAGAAACCAGCCAAAGTCAGCTACAAAAAGATGTAACTGCAATTTTGGATACAGGTTTATTTAGCAATGTCAGTGTGAATAGCCGTAGCACACCTGCTGGATTGAATGTAGTATACCAAGTGCAACCGATGATTGTGCGATCGCTGCAATTATCTGGTGCTAAAGTACTTACTTACCAAGTAGCTCAACAACGTTTGCAATCTCAAATTGGAACCACCATCAGTCCCGCAGCACTCCAGCAAGGAGTAGCACAAATTAACAAGTGGTATGCCGACAATGGTTATAACTTGGCGCGGGTGTTATCAATTAAACCCAGTCGTGAAGGCATCCTAACTGTGAATGTCGCTGAAGGTTTGGTGGGTAATATCAAATTTCGCTTTATCAACGATGAAGGTAAAACCGTTGATAATCAGGGTAATCCTGTCGGAGGACGCACCAAAGCAGATTTTTTACAACAGCAACTTAAACTAAAATCTGGTCAAGTTTTCCAAGAAAACGTAGTTAAACAAGACATACAACAGCTATATCGTACTGGTTTATTTGAAAGTGTGAATGTCGCTTTAGAAGGGGATGCGACAAAACTTGATTTAGTCTACCAACTCAAAGAAACTGGGGCGCGTGGTGTTAACGTGGGTGGTAGTTACAATGCCGATCAGGGATTAACAGGCACAATCAGCTATCAAGATCAGAATGTCGGCGGTGTTAATGATACTTTAGGTGTGAATGTCGGTGTAAGTAGCCGAGACTTACAATTTAATAGCAAATTTATCAGTCCTTATCGGACAACTAACCCCGATCGCTTGGGCTACACTGTAAATGGTTTTCGTAGTCAGGAACTTTCGGAAACCTTTGATGACAAGATTAAGTTAGCTAACGGCGACAAAGTGCGAGAAGGTCAAATTGGCGGTGGTGTCAGCTTACAGCGACCACTTGATGACTGGAATACCTCATTAGGATTAAACTATACCCGAATTAGTATTCGCGATCGCCAAGGTAATATTACCCCAACCGACGCTCAGGGCAATCCCCTATCTGCAAGTGGAACTGGCATTGATGACCTAACAACCGTATCCTTCACAGCCACCAAAGACCAACGAGATAATCCCCTCAATCCAACTCAAGGTTCCGTTTTGAGTCTGAGTACAGAACAATCTGTGCCTATCGGTGAAGGTAATATTTCTCTCAATCGCCTGAAAGCCAATTACAGCCAATATTTGCCAGTCCAATTATTTAACACCAAAGAGCCACAAGTATTTGCAGTGAATCTGCAAGCTGGCACTGTCCTTGGTAATTTACCGCCCTACGAAACCTTTAACTTGGGTGGTTCCAATTCAGTGCGCGGTTACGATTCTGGAGATGTTGGGAATGGGCGCAGTTATGTTTTGGCTTCGGCAGAATATCGTTTTCCCGTCTTACCAATCGTCGGCGGTGTCTTGTTTGCCGACTTTGCTTCCGACTTAGGTTCTGGTGATACTGTATTAGGAGATCCTGCGGGTGTGCGAGATAAACCAGGTTATGGTTTTGGTTATGGGGCTGGAGTGCGATTAAATTCCCCACTAGGCTTAATTCGGGCTGACTACGGCATTAATGATCAGGGAGAAAGCAAAGTACATCTAGGTATTGGTCAGCGATTTTAA
- a CDS encoding COG1470 family protein — protein sequence MEKSVINASLSTQNLTFRPGDTPVSFEVTVNNDSDRFVNFQIEITAAGETRNTGYRWYRLEPEVAAAKPPGSSTIFQVFVFNTPIPGFVGTINLMVNIFSPQLAQQCRLVLRLKIERDNRPTHLSVELPVREFQVYPRNSIDIPVRVRNLGQQPTEVVLRFTGVDPSWITSSAERRLSLDPGGLAEATFQCQPPSVVQAPSQNYPFTIEAVSNNGYPTNAEGNIEVLPVGFIDFNITQKHLKIPSKSAWLPDWKSDTASFELLFKNASNLNQQINVQVQGRDWRKCSFKKLPETANLHLGETSKVILDVKTKRPWIGIGKTLLLEAKSELSDQRLGSTDPATQTLEVETLPIIPLWLQLAAIALLAALLALLLRPSNVMHTRSVKSVRFSGIGLSVVSGSDDCTLRLWRIGTDNLDPDDTVKYSGQPIACEQQQQPKGLMAINDDAVEVLRFMPLQNNTCCCWSR from the coding sequence ATGGAAAAAAGTGTTATAAATGCCAGCCTTTCTACCCAGAATCTAACCTTTCGTCCAGGTGATACCCCTGTATCATTTGAGGTAACTGTCAATAATGACAGCGATCGCTTTGTCAATTTTCAGATAGAAATTACCGCCGCCGGAGAAACCAGAAATACAGGCTATCGCTGGTATAGACTCGAACCAGAGGTAGCAGCAGCCAAGCCCCCAGGCAGTAGTACCATATTTCAAGTTTTTGTATTTAATACACCCATTCCGGGATTTGTCGGTACTATCAACCTGATGGTAAATATTTTTTCACCGCAATTAGCACAACAGTGCAGACTTGTGCTGCGCCTGAAAATCGAGCGAGACAATAGACCGACACATTTAAGTGTAGAATTGCCTGTGCGAGAGTTCCAAGTTTATCCCCGCAATTCTATAGATATACCAGTACGGGTGCGGAACTTGGGGCAACAACCGACTGAGGTGGTGCTACGTTTTACAGGTGTTGATCCATCTTGGATAACTAGCAGTGCAGAACGCCGATTATCTTTAGATCCGGGTGGTTTAGCAGAAGCCACATTTCAATGCCAACCTCCTTCTGTAGTGCAAGCGCCGAGTCAAAACTATCCTTTTACCATTGAAGCTGTTAGCAATAATGGTTATCCAACTAATGCTGAAGGTAATATTGAAGTTTTACCTGTGGGTTTTATAGACTTTAACATCACCCAAAAACACCTTAAAATTCCCAGTAAATCGGCATGGTTGCCTGACTGGAAATCTGATACAGCTTCCTTTGAATTACTATTTAAAAATGCTAGCAACCTCAACCAGCAAATTAATGTGCAGGTGCAAGGTAGAGACTGGCGAAAATGTAGTTTTAAAAAGCTGCCCGAAACTGCTAATCTCCATTTAGGAGAGACAAGTAAGGTCATCCTTGATGTTAAAACAAAACGCCCTTGGATAGGAATCGGCAAAACTTTGTTGCTGGAAGCTAAATCTGAATTATCCGACCAACGTTTAGGGAGTACAGACCCAGCCACGCAGACATTAGAAGTGGAAACTCTGCCAATTATACCTCTATGGCTACAATTGGCTGCGATCGCACTATTAGCCGCACTCCTAGCATTATTACTGAGGCCAAGCAATGTAATGCATACACGTTCTGTTAAATCAGTACGTTTTAGTGGCATTGGTTTATCTGTGGTCAGTGGCTCAGATGATTGCACCTTAAGGCTTTGGCGAATCGGTACTGATAACTTAGATCCAGATGACACAGTAAAATATTCTGGGCAGCCCATTGCTTGTGAACAACAGCAACAGCCCAAAGGCTTGATGGCGATTAACGATGACGCTGTAGAAGTCTTACGCTTCATGCCATTACAAAATAATACGTGTTGCTGTTGGTCTAGATAA
- a CDS encoding WD40 repeat domain-containing protein, giving the protein MPSGEKISELQDLKDPKAKGDRVFDLAFTSNSLNLFSGYGSGKVRLWSRFSA; this is encoded by the coding sequence GTGCCATCAGGTGAAAAAATTAGCGAGCTTCAAGACCTTAAAGATCCTAAAGCAAAAGGCGATCGCGTTTTTGATTTAGCTTTCACCTCAAACTCACTTAACTTATTCAGTGGCTATGGCAGTGGTAAAGTGAGATTATGGTCAAGATTCAGCGCCTAA
- a CDS encoding WD40 repeat domain-containing protein, giving the protein MPGLSVQNLEKLDPLVGREDYIWGLAFVPNSTGKILATSDSAGFITIWDLNQCQTIKSPNPLEKVNELNCSPIDRWSASKTSVRTLAFSDDGSLLVSGGDDGRVVIWYLTPEHQLDKTKAAEGKTIYQSSKKINSIDLKTNQGTMIVSGGEDFQVKLHRIK; this is encoded by the coding sequence TTGCCAGGTTTATCAGTGCAAAATCTAGAAAAGCTAGACCCATTAGTTGGGCGTGAAGACTATATTTGGGGGTTAGCTTTTGTGCCTAACTCAACAGGAAAAATCCTCGCAACTTCCGATTCTGCTGGCTTCATTACGATTTGGGATTTAAATCAATGTCAAACTATCAAAAGTCCCAATCCACTCGAAAAAGTAAATGAACTTAATTGTTCACCAATAGACCGTTGGTCAGCATCAAAAACATCTGTGCGGACTCTCGCATTTAGTGACGATGGCAGTCTCTTAGTAAGTGGTGGCGATGATGGACGAGTAGTGATTTGGTACTTAACCCCCGAACATCAACTCGACAAAACAAAGGCAGCAGAAGGTAAAACAATTTACCAAAGTTCTAAAAAAATCAATAGTATCGACTTGAAAACCAATCAGGGAACCATGATTGTGAGTGGTGGTGAAGATTTTCAGGTCAAACTACACCGCATCAAATAA
- a CDS encoding COG1470 family protein, with protein sequence MEVIVDNRSYLVDRFRLSCPDLDDDWFTINYPATGFEGLGLVSEVTALELNPGTQGQILLKFHPPGDTLAGSYSPTIRLYSENSPDLVLLDLVYIQIPTNYHLDIELNTILGQVSRSLGKYELSLVNRGNIVRELILNLKSRDEEELYTYKFDQTEVRLLPNRGAVTSLTVKPRPWWRRPWFGAGLVVNFQTDIKDQQNLPLPNTLPQGTLVWKPRPWWQFILLILAILGLLGGLGFIIWRILNPDPLRLENFSANDSQITEGDEVALKWDIHHYKQLQKLVLTAKGSQPVEPITYEFNNGIPETLGKGSANEIPPCQVQEKEELICSNVKTGVKTKGNYTFELQAFYKNGIQLFSRTNQVANQTTQVEIVEKQLPKLLIFKLINHSI encoded by the coding sequence GTGGAGGTAATAGTTGATAATCGCTCTTATCTAGTAGATAGGTTCCGCTTGAGTTGCCCAGATTTAGACGATGACTGGTTCACAATTAATTATCCTGCAACTGGATTTGAGGGGCTAGGATTGGTGTCTGAAGTGACTGCACTAGAACTAAATCCTGGTACTCAGGGTCAAATATTGTTGAAATTTCACCCACCTGGGGATACCCTCGCCGGAAGCTATTCTCCAACAATCCGCTTATATTCCGAAAACTCTCCAGACTTAGTATTATTAGATTTGGTGTACATTCAAATTCCGACAAATTATCACCTAGATATAGAACTCAATACCATCTTGGGACAAGTTAGTCGTAGTTTGGGCAAGTACGAATTATCACTAGTTAATCGGGGCAATATTGTCCGCGAACTAATATTAAACTTAAAAAGTCGAGACGAAGAAGAACTATATACTTATAAATTTGATCAAACTGAAGTCAGATTATTACCTAATAGAGGTGCTGTTACCAGTTTGACAGTCAAACCTAGACCTTGGTGGCGACGACCGTGGTTTGGTGCAGGGCTAGTGGTCAACTTTCAAACCGATATCAAAGACCAGCAAAATTTGCCTTTACCTAACACATTGCCTCAAGGAACTTTGGTATGGAAACCTCGTCCTTGGTGGCAATTTATTCTGTTAATTTTAGCGATTTTGGGATTATTGGGAGGGCTAGGATTTATCATTTGGCGAATTTTAAACCCTGATCCTTTAAGATTAGAAAATTTTAGTGCAAATGACTCTCAAATAACGGAAGGTGATGAGGTCGCTTTGAAGTGGGACATTCACCACTATAAGCAGTTACAAAAGTTGGTTCTAACAGCCAAAGGTTCGCAACCCGTTGAGCCTATTACCTACGAGTTTAACAATGGCATTCCTGAAACACTAGGCAAAGGAAGTGCTAATGAAATACCTCCTTGTCAAGTACAAGAGAAAGAAGAGTTAATTTGTAGCAATGTGAAAACAGGAGTAAAAACAAAAGGGAATTATACTTTTGAGTTACAAGCCTTTTATAAAAATGGGATACAGTTATTTTCTCGAACTAATCAAGTAGCAAACCAAACAACCCAAGTAGAAATAGTTGAGAAGCAATTGCCGAAATTATTAATTTTCAAGCTGATAAACCACAGTATATAA